A genomic window from Triticum urartu cultivar G1812 chromosome 7, Tu2.1, whole genome shotgun sequence includes:
- the LOC125520084 gene encoding ras-related protein RIC2: protein MAAGYRAEDDYDYLFKVVLIGDSGVGKSNLLSRFTRNEFSLESKSTIGVEFATRSLQVDGKVVKAQIWDTAGQERYRAITSAYYRGAVGALLVYDVTRHATFENAERWLKELRDHTDPNIVVMLVGNKSDLRHLVAVPTDEGKAFAERESLYFMETSALESTNVEDAFAEVLKQIYRIVSKRAVEAGEDSAAGPGKGEKINMKDDVSAVKKGGCCSS from the exons ATGGCGGCGGGGTACCGGGCGGAGGACGACTACGACTACCTCTTCAAGGTCGTCCTCATCGGCGACTCCGGCGTCGGCAAGTCCAACCTGCTCTCCCGCTTCACCCGCAACGAGTTCAGCCTCGAGTCCAAGTCCACCATCGGGGTCGAGTTCGCCACCCGCTCCCTCCAGGTCGACGGCAAGGTCGTCAAGGCCCAGATTTGGGACACCGCCGGCCAGGAACG GTACCGTGCTATTACTAGCGCATACTACCGTGGTGCTGTAGGAGCGTTGCTTGTCTACGACGTCACCCGGCACGCAACCTTCGAGAATGCAGAGCGCTGGCTGAAGGAACTGAGGGACCATACGGATCCGAACATAGTTGTCATGCTTGTTGGCAACAAGTCTGATCTCCGCCATCTCGTGGCCGTCCCAACCGACGAAGGGAAGGCCTTTGCAGAGAGGGAGTCACTCTATTTCATGGAGACCTCTGCGCTCGAGTCGACCAATGTTGAGGACGCTTTTGCGGAGGTCTTGAAACAGATTTACCGCATCGTGAGCAAGAGGGCGGTCGAGGCGGGCGAAGACTCGGCCGCTGGCCCTGGCAAGGGTGAGAAGATCAACATGAAGGACGATGTCTCGGCGGTGAAGAAGGGCGGGTGCTGCTCTAGCTGA